In Mangrovivirga cuniculi, the following proteins share a genomic window:
- a CDS encoding TonB-dependent receptor gives MTSRILLIIFVPFFLKAQSDLNGRIVDQQENGLPGATVIISGTEKGSVTDTDGYFVFKSLPHDEYELKISSVGFESKVIQVSHRGNRSKNIYCKLQEVTQELDMVVVEGNKELTEKKKSGYNVSVISAENFQDLNLDVNQILGTLSGINLRQSGGLGSDVELSLNGMTGNQVRYFIDEVPMDFYGSSLTLNNYPANLIQAIEVYKGVTPVSLTSDALGGTINITTPDITDQFFDASYSYGSFNTHRASVFLQHSTKNNIHFRFMSFFNHSDNDYLMKNTPKVDKFGNILGYGEARRFHDAYTSGSVNLDIGVSDRVFADGFTVGLVYGANQNEIQHPDVSINRVFGGLTSENRSLIARLNHHKTWGKVTWKSNFVIGNDKDTFYDTLRRRYDWEGNYKEIETAENFSEPSIFELSDDRLWARTALKYDISNNHFLEGQYSKNYLKRKTQDLINERLNNAGNPSSLEKNFLGLSYNFISQDQSVKAVIFGKQYWYNAAIYTEEYVEKGTEVIKNKSSFSKTGYGMALSYSLSDNWLLKTSYELAYRIPEAHEIMGDGLLILPNPTLKPENSHNVNLGLIHERVFSNLSFKTEVNTFYRPVKNKIWRVPQGVLSVNQNIAETRIMGVETTNSVNVDNRYIFSLNMTYYHHTDQRKYNEGLPNANYNERMPNDPYLFGDFGFQYRWNLDKVNLTTGINSRYVHEFFLYSESNGSTENKRIIPTQFVNDINLNLVFGEGKYSTSLTVTNIFNEEAYDNWSLQKPGRAINVKLRYFINKQ, from the coding sequence ATGACCTCGAGAATACTGTTGATAATTTTTGTGCCATTCTTTTTAAAAGCTCAAAGTGATTTGAATGGGAGGATCGTTGATCAACAGGAAAATGGATTGCCTGGAGCTACAGTAATTATCTCTGGCACTGAAAAAGGCTCTGTAACAGATACTGATGGTTACTTCGTTTTTAAATCTTTGCCTCACGATGAATATGAATTGAAAATCAGTTCGGTCGGATTTGAATCAAAAGTTATACAGGTTTCTCACCGGGGAAATCGATCAAAGAATATTTATTGCAAACTACAGGAAGTTACTCAGGAACTCGATATGGTAGTTGTTGAGGGTAATAAAGAGTTAACCGAAAAAAAGAAATCCGGATATAATGTAAGCGTAATTTCAGCTGAGAATTTTCAGGATCTCAACCTTGATGTAAATCAAATCCTGGGTACGCTTTCCGGTATTAATCTCCGACAATCCGGAGGCCTGGGTTCTGATGTTGAGTTATCGTTAAACGGAATGACCGGTAATCAGGTCCGTTATTTTATCGATGAAGTACCGATGGATTTTTACGGTTCTTCTCTTACGCTGAATAATTATCCGGCCAATCTCATCCAGGCTATAGAGGTCTATAAAGGTGTAACTCCGGTATCTTTAACTTCTGATGCGCTGGGAGGAACCATTAATATTACTACTCCTGATATTACTGACCAGTTTTTTGATGCTTCGTATTCATATGGTTCCTTTAATACTCATCGCGCATCTGTTTTTTTACAACATTCAACTAAAAATAATATCCATTTTCGATTCATGTCATTTTTTAATCATTCAGATAATGATTATTTGATGAAGAACACCCCAAAGGTTGATAAATTCGGAAATATCCTTGGATATGGTGAAGCACGGAGATTTCATGATGCTTATACTTCCGGATCAGTTAATCTTGATATTGGTGTGAGTGACAGAGTATTTGCAGATGGATTTACAGTCGGGTTAGTTTATGGAGCCAATCAAAATGAAATTCAGCATCCTGATGTTTCTATAAACAGGGTATTTGGAGGATTAACTTCAGAGAATCGATCTTTAATAGCAAGACTTAATCACCATAAAACATGGGGAAAGGTTACCTGGAAAAGTAATTTTGTTATTGGCAATGACAAAGATACCTTTTATGATACGTTACGGAGAAGGTATGATTGGGAAGGCAATTATAAGGAGATTGAAACTGCAGAAAATTTTAGTGAACCTTCTATTTTCGAATTATCTGATGATAGATTATGGGCGCGTACTGCCTTGAAGTACGACATCTCAAATAACCATTTTTTAGAAGGTCAATACTCTAAGAATTATCTTAAGAGAAAGACACAAGATCTAATCAACGAGCGATTGAATAATGCAGGCAATCCGAGTTCCCTGGAAAAAAACTTTCTGGGTCTGTCTTATAATTTTATTTCTCAAGACCAATCAGTCAAAGCTGTAATATTTGGGAAGCAGTATTGGTATAATGCAGCTATTTACACTGAAGAATATGTAGAAAAAGGTACAGAGGTCATCAAAAACAAATCTTCTTTTTCTAAAACAGGTTATGGAATGGCTCTCAGCTATTCGTTAAGTGATAACTGGTTATTAAAAACTTCTTATGAACTAGCCTATCGAATTCCGGAGGCTCATGAAATAATGGGTGATGGGCTGTTAATTCTTCCCAACCCTACTTTAAAACCTGAGAACAGTCATAATGTCAATCTAGGACTTATTCATGAAAGGGTATTTTCGAATCTTAGTTTTAAAACAGAGGTGAATACATTCTACCGGCCTGTTAAAAATAAGATCTGGCGCGTTCCTCAGGGAGTTTTGTCAGTAAACCAAAACATCGCTGAAACCCGAATTATGGGTGTGGAAACTACTAATTCAGTTAATGTCGATAATCGATATATTTTTTCATTGAATATGACCTACTACCATCATACTGATCAAAGAAAATATAATGAAGGATTGCCAAATGCCAACTACAATGAAAGAATGCCTAACGATCCTTATTTATTTGGAGACTTTGGTTTTCAATATCGATGGAACCTTGATAAGGTAAACCTCACCACCGGGATAAATAGCCGGTATGTTCATGAATTTTTTCTTTATTCAGAAAGTAATGGGAGTACAGAAAATAAGCGGATTATTCCAACGCAATTTGTCAATGATATTAACCTGAATCTTGTTTTCGGAGAAGGGAAATACAGCACCTCACTAACGGTGACTAATATATTTAATGAAGAGGCCTATGATAACTGGTCACTTCAAAAACCAGGAAGAGCAATTAATGTTAAACTCAGATACTTTATAAATAAGCAATGA
- a CDS encoding tetratricopeptide repeat protein gives MILFSSIQALGQDFEKFYEEGNYDAIKVGAQAGMSEAQFFLGKMYANGKGEAKDIDKALKYYRKAADQGNAKAMNNIGVQYYSGKNIPQDYAKAIYWWEKASELGNQVSTRNLGVVYRFGRGVDKDLLKASNYFNDAVDNGNYKAYLDLGYMHESEMEDYQSAMIYFSYAAKNGVAAGFKEMGDVYRYGKGINRNLSIAKRLYEKAVEEGDTNAKEQLEKLEQLGVIGVYEPVPHDKIDGEYGKDVFSTPVFFWTSPNSEQFDEMANNEVTYDYYGKYGFNEDRRHKIAEILSKNSKNQGVSVIQKEGYFTLSHEPQSGYSKWVFPDFKLRTSSKKYHEYHFKKVFYLNISIPEGKAMAEMKLPIELRTSICPTSGLYIRLKKNGKIYFEGVNSKNKDRESVFISKEAFKDEERIAILFSAYSSGYWTIQTNKGDVLSGYGALKEDFIKGSSNHCFFEGDINIHEIQIYEDYAFEDEEIAMGLKSEDIQNIQRNIGKKLGDYANRLFKFSNQYDFNGWEYLNHQITFLERQTTTIKGSEDAVIKDDKSFVYYSVGTLIKGKNSKGEIITLPVNNTIGINEKDMKLVGLHIESEFEDKEVVIINDLESFLLNEEL, from the coding sequence TTGATTTTATTTTCTTCTATTCAGGCATTAGGGCAGGATTTTGAGAAATTTTACGAAGAGGGAAATTATGATGCGATTAAAGTTGGTGCACAAGCTGGTATGTCAGAGGCGCAGTTTTTCCTTGGAAAAATGTATGCCAATGGCAAAGGGGAAGCCAAGGATATAGACAAGGCATTGAAATACTATCGTAAGGCGGCAGATCAGGGCAATGCTAAGGCAATGAATAATATTGGGGTACAATATTATTCAGGGAAAAATATACCACAGGATTATGCAAAAGCTATTTACTGGTGGGAGAAAGCTTCAGAACTAGGAAACCAAGTAAGTACCCGAAATTTAGGAGTTGTGTACCGTTTTGGACGAGGGGTCGATAAGGATCTTTTAAAAGCATCTAATTATTTTAATGATGCTGTTGATAACGGAAATTATAAAGCGTATTTAGATCTTGGGTATATGCATGAAAGTGAAATGGAAGATTACCAATCAGCAATGATATATTTTTCTTATGCCGCTAAAAATGGTGTGGCAGCAGGGTTTAAAGAAATGGGTGATGTTTATAGATATGGGAAAGGCATAAATCGTAATTTAAGTATAGCTAAGCGATTATATGAGAAGGCGGTAGAGGAAGGGGATACTAATGCAAAAGAACAGCTTGAGAAGCTAGAACAGCTCGGAGTTATAGGTGTTTATGAGCCGGTGCCTCATGATAAAATAGATGGGGAATATGGAAAGGATGTTTTTAGTACTCCAGTATTTTTTTGGACCAGTCCTAATAGCGAACAGTTTGATGAGATGGCTAATAATGAAGTAACTTATGATTACTATGGTAAATATGGATTTAATGAAGACAGAAGGCATAAAATTGCTGAAATTTTAAGTAAAAATAGTAAAAATCAAGGAGTATCTGTTATTCAAAAAGAAGGCTATTTTACGTTATCCCATGAGCCTCAATCAGGATATAGTAAATGGGTATTTCCTGATTTTAAATTAAGAACAAGTAGTAAAAAATATCACGAATATCATTTTAAAAAGGTTTTCTACTTGAATATTTCAATTCCTGAAGGTAAAGCTATGGCGGAAATGAAATTGCCAATTGAATTAAGAACATCAATATGTCCGACTTCAGGACTTTATATAAGGTTAAAAAAGAACGGTAAAATTTATTTTGAAGGAGTTAATTCAAAAAATAAAGATCGAGAATCTGTTTTCATTTCTAAGGAAGCGTTTAAAGATGAAGAAAGGATTGCTATATTATTTTCAGCATACAGTTCTGGTTATTGGACTATACAGACAAATAAAGGTGATGTCCTTAGTGGATATGGAGCACTTAAAGAAGATTTTATTAAGGGCTCAAGTAACCATTGCTTTTTTGAAGGTGATATAAATATTCATGAGATACAAATTTATGAGGATTATGCCTTTGAAGATGAAGAGATAGCGATGGGATTAAAGAGCGAGGATATCCAAAATATACAGAGAAATATAGGAAAGAAGCTGGGTGATTATGCCAACCGGTTATTTAAATTTTCTAATCAATATGATTTTAATGGTTGGGAATATCTAAATCACCAAATAACGTTTTTAGAAAGACAAACCACCACTATCAAAGGCAGTGAAGATGCAGTAATAAAAGATGATAAGAGTTTTGTTTACTATTCTGTTGGGACTTTAATAAAGGGGAAAAACTCTAAAGGAGAAATAATTACATTGCCAGTTAATAATACCATAGGGATTAACGAAAAAGATATGAAACTGGTTGGTCTTCATATTGAAAGTGAATTTGAAGATAAGGAGGTGGTAATTATAAATGATTTGGAAAGTTTTCTTTTAAATGAGGAGCTTTAA
- a CDS encoding YgaP family membrane protein, which produces MKKNMGTADRVIRTIIAFSVIALFVAEVLTGTLGLVLLILAVIFLLTSFTGFCPLYKPFGISTCPQNKQHR; this is translated from the coding sequence ATGAAAAAGAACATGGGAACCGCCGACAGGGTTATCAGAACTATAATTGCGTTTTCAGTAATCGCTTTATTTGTAGCTGAAGTTTTAACTGGAACTTTAGGTCTTGTATTACTGATACTGGCAGTTATATTCTTACTTACCAGTTTTACTGGTTTTTGCCCCTTGTATAAGCCTTTTGGCATTAGCACTTGCCCACAAAATAAACAACATCGTTGA
- a CDS encoding YgaP family membrane protein: MEKNMGTTDRVIRVILAIIVVALYFTNIITGTVGITLMALAGIFLITGFISFCPLYTPFGLNTCSKK, encoded by the coding sequence ATGGAAAAGAATATGGGAACTACCGACAGGGTAATAAGAGTAATTTTAGCAATAATTGTAGTAGCCCTGTATTTTACAAATATAATTACAGGTACAGTAGGTATTACGTTAATGGCTTTGGCAGGAATATTTTTAATTACAGGATTTATAAGTTTTTGTCCTTTGTACACTCCTTTTGGATTGAATACCTGTTCGAAAAAATAA
- a CDS encoding CPBP family intramembrane glutamic endopeptidase, which produces MKKLIKNNPITAFVLLTFIFSYLVGGIFNMWVNNSWQIENELLRLYLFRSMIVIGPAISAIIITVICKGKGGLKQLFKSLKPKVKFWFYYLLLPVTGFIITVASFYFAGLPIEQLFDAIEENKLVFAGHFFFQFILIGIGEELGWRGWLLPNLLKKHSLNKSLVLIILIWGLWHFPILFNSLEIVIPWIILLVSVTIIFTWIWFKVKGNILLLALTHASVNATQFFYQNQLQDLDDSLLVNAWKITAGIYLMIGIVIFLVFIKKSQVHFVAIKTHENHM; this is translated from the coding sequence TTGAAAAAGTTAATTAAGAATAATCCAATTACAGCTTTTGTTCTACTTACTTTTATATTTAGTTATTTGGTAGGTGGGATATTTAATATGTGGGTCAATAATTCTTGGCAAATAGAAAATGAATTATTGAGGTTGTACTTATTTCGTTCAATGATAGTTATTGGGCCCGCTATTTCGGCGATAATAATAACAGTTATTTGTAAAGGAAAAGGGGGATTAAAACAACTTTTTAAATCTCTTAAGCCGAAAGTTAAGTTTTGGTTTTATTATTTATTATTACCTGTTACTGGATTCATAATTACCGTCGCTTCATTTTATTTTGCAGGTTTACCTATTGAGCAATTATTTGATGCAATAGAAGAAAATAAATTAGTATTTGCCGGCCATTTTTTCTTTCAATTTATTCTAATTGGAATCGGAGAGGAGCTTGGCTGGAGAGGATGGTTATTGCCCAATTTGCTAAAAAAGCATTCTCTTAATAAATCTCTGGTATTGATAATATTAATATGGGGGCTTTGGCATTTTCCAATCTTATTTAATTCGTTGGAGATTGTTATTCCCTGGATAATATTATTGGTTTCGGTAACAATAATTTTTACCTGGATCTGGTTTAAGGTTAAAGGGAATATTTTGTTACTGGCTTTAACCCATGCTTCGGTCAATGCCACACAATTCTTTTATCAAAATCAACTTCAGGATTTGGATGATAGTTTACTTGTAAATGCCTGGAAAATCACAGCTGGGATTTACTTAATGATTGGGATTGTGATTTTTTTGGTTTTTATTAAAAAATCTCAAGTGCATTTTGTAGCAATAAAAACTCATGAAAATCATATGTGA
- a CDS encoding transglutaminase-like domain-containing protein, protein MLKKVFLSIFIILIGFTAFSFYLSPRLGGLISLGKDKIDRKVHKLEFNEGLQNSFDLRYEDISGREDLVLLREKFRLEQIVDSIDDQFNQVLAIQSWVQSQWEHDGNNVPDKFDAVYILEEAQKGERFRCVEYSLVARECLSALGFKIRTLGLMTKDISEVKSGGGHVANEVYLEDLNKWMFIDPQFDVIAVQGGVPLNAVELQRAIAHNERFEIINPNNTISKADYVQWIGPYLYYFYVTINGQRISVWDRIVGNKKQLTLLSKDANEPEYFQKIFKINNSYYTNSLSDFYPKIDSYN, encoded by the coding sequence ATGCTAAAAAAAGTATTTCTTTCCATTTTTATTATTCTGATCGGATTCACAGCTTTTTCATTTTACTTATCTCCCCGGCTTGGCGGGCTCATTTCATTAGGTAAAGATAAAATAGACAGAAAAGTTCATAAGCTAGAATTCAATGAGGGTCTGCAAAATAGTTTTGATCTCAGATATGAAGATATTTCTGGAAGAGAAGACCTTGTTTTATTAAGAGAGAAGTTCAGACTCGAACAAATAGTAGATTCAATTGACGATCAATTTAACCAGGTTTTAGCCATTCAGAGCTGGGTTCAAAGCCAGTGGGAGCATGACGGTAATAATGTGCCGGATAAATTTGATGCGGTTTATATCCTTGAGGAAGCCCAAAAGGGAGAACGTTTCAGATGTGTAGAGTATAGCCTCGTTGCGAGAGAATGTCTTTCTGCATTAGGTTTTAAAATCCGTACTTTGGGATTGATGACCAAAGATATTTCTGAAGTAAAAAGTGGAGGAGGTCATGTAGCTAATGAAGTATATTTGGAGGATTTAAACAAATGGATGTTTATTGACCCTCAGTTTGATGTCATAGCTGTTCAGGGTGGTGTTCCTCTTAATGCTGTGGAACTCCAACGTGCTATAGCACACAATGAAAGATTTGAAATAATTAATCCTAATAATACTATATCCAAAGCGGATTATGTTCAGTGGATCGGTCCTTACCTTTACTATTTCTATGTCACAATAAACGGTCAAAGAATTAGTGTCTGGGATCGAATAGTCGGGAACAAAAAGCAATTGACATTGCTCTCAAAAGATGCAAATGAGCCTGAATACTTTCAGAAGATTTTTAAAATAAATAATTCGTATTATACCAATTCATTATCTGATTTTTATCCGAAAATAGACTCTTATAATTGA
- a CDS encoding DUF4374 domain-containing protein, whose translation MTSKINKFLVLMITALIFSSCDKENKGNETPQFDGGMTMTLKTTGDQEPEYVVTSDNLMEGTISAQSSGYESFDWNFSYTVGKTLFVLGYTNFEAQAYQVNDQGEVEEVANFLLETPLEVFGNVNDETMLAMDAPRDGSHTPRKLYFIDAASGYITGIKDVSIFDVDTGTPGEGVTAWPTALEVVGDQLFVPYYLVDDQGYYTTPNPDTAFVAVYSYPDVESEPVKIIKDARTANIGVNGTTTGLIQTDNGDLYSFSSGAYMAGFYPVTNKPSGILRISSGSSEFDENYFFNVEEAANGGILFWMDYIGGNKAIARLLTEDIDPENDADGSGSWGAFGRSYFNQKLVILDLINQTVTPVENVPLHAKRYTTPVHVEDGKVFVSVETAEEAHVYQVDIEAATAVKGAQIEGKTIKGFSDLY comes from the coding sequence ATGACAAGTAAAATAAACAAATTTTTAGTGTTGATGATCACAGCACTTATTTTTTCAAGCTGTGATAAAGAAAATAAAGGGAACGAAACTCCACAATTCGATGGAGGCATGACCATGACCTTGAAAACCACAGGTGATCAGGAGCCGGAATATGTCGTTACAAGCGATAATTTAATGGAAGGAACAATTTCCGCTCAGAGTTCGGGTTATGAATCATTCGACTGGAATTTTTCATACACTGTAGGGAAAACCCTTTTTGTTCTTGGTTATACAAATTTTGAAGCACAGGCTTACCAGGTGAATGATCAGGGTGAAGTGGAAGAAGTGGCAAATTTCCTTTTGGAAACTCCTTTAGAAGTATTTGGAAATGTCAACGATGAGACAATGCTCGCAATGGATGCTCCACGGGATGGATCTCATACTCCACGAAAGCTGTATTTCATTGATGCTGCTTCTGGATATATAACAGGTATTAAAGACGTTAGTATTTTTGATGTCGATACCGGTACCCCTGGGGAAGGTGTTACAGCATGGCCAACGGCATTAGAAGTAGTTGGTGATCAGTTATTTGTTCCTTATTACCTTGTTGATGACCAGGGTTATTACACTACTCCAAATCCGGATACTGCATTTGTAGCTGTATATTCTTATCCTGATGTAGAATCAGAACCGGTAAAAATAATTAAAGATGCCAGAACGGCTAATATCGGTGTGAATGGTACGACAACAGGGTTGATTCAAACAGATAATGGAGACCTGTACTCATTTTCATCTGGTGCTTACATGGCTGGATTTTATCCAGTTACTAATAAGCCTAGTGGGATTCTTAGGATTTCTTCTGGCTCTTCAGAGTTTGACGAGAATTATTTCTTCAATGTGGAAGAGGCAGCAAACGGAGGAATTCTTTTCTGGATGGATTACATAGGAGGTAATAAAGCTATTGCCAGATTGCTGACTGAAGATATTGATCCAGAAAATGATGCTGATGGATCGGGATCCTGGGGTGCCTTTGGTCGTTCATATTTTAATCAAAAATTGGTCATTCTCGATTTGATAAATCAAACAGTTACGCCAGTAGAAAATGTTCCACTACATGCCAAGCGATACACTACGCCAGTTCACGTAGAGGATGGAAAGGTATTTGTAAGTGTTGAAACTGCGGAGGAAGCACATGTTTACCAGGTGGATATCGAAGCTGCAACAGCAGTAAAAGGTGCACAAATAGAAGGTAAAACAATTAAGGGTTTTTCAGACCTATACTAA
- a CDS encoding PepSY-associated TM helix domain-containing protein, protein MTVRKSFRLIHLYLGIVASLIVFIEATTGAIWVFNSEINSLIEDEITVQIEDLPLITPTVAKSIAKEYIPNKAIHGVLYPNEPGEPVEMIFYEAEPEFYTSLYLNPYNGEILKEKDHMEGFFPFILDGHLHLWLPPEIGKPIVSYGTLIFGISIITGIILWWPKNKKGRKQRFKLDWKNTTRWRRKNFDLHTVLGFYLSAFAVVFVLTGLVMALNWFAFLYYNGFGGEKELTFSVPLNQEETVSQSVRQSNIDRLPQILFNQYPEAESFEIHYPYADSASIYVEISHTEEVYYDSDYIFYDQNTLEKVKTLSVYGEYSKAELPDHLVRINYDLHVGAIGGITTKIIAFIACLMIATLPVTGILIWLGRKKKKGKMNSKQNKKSTPVLEGV, encoded by the coding sequence TTGACAGTACGTAAATCATTTCGATTAATACATCTTTACCTCGGAATTGTAGCCAGCTTAATTGTTTTTATAGAAGCAACTACGGGAGCGATTTGGGTATTTAATAGTGAAATCAACTCTTTGATAGAGGATGAAATAACAGTGCAGATTGAAGACCTTCCTCTGATTACTCCTACTGTAGCTAAAAGTATAGCAAAAGAGTATATACCGAATAAGGCGATCCATGGTGTGTTATATCCCAATGAACCGGGAGAACCTGTTGAAATGATTTTTTACGAAGCAGAGCCGGAGTTTTATACATCACTTTATTTAAATCCTTATAACGGCGAGATCCTTAAGGAAAAAGATCATATGGAGGGATTCTTTCCATTCATTCTGGATGGTCATTTACATTTATGGTTACCACCTGAAATCGGAAAGCCAATTGTTTCTTATGGTACGCTTATTTTTGGAATATCAATCATAACCGGAATTATTCTCTGGTGGCCAAAAAATAAAAAGGGAAGAAAACAACGATTCAAACTGGATTGGAAAAATACTACTCGCTGGAGACGAAAGAACTTTGATTTGCACACGGTTTTAGGTTTTTATCTTTCGGCTTTCGCAGTAGTATTTGTTCTTACCGGGCTTGTAATGGCGCTCAACTGGTTTGCCTTTCTTTATTATAATGGGTTTGGCGGAGAAAAAGAATTGACTTTTTCTGTTCCGTTAAACCAGGAAGAAACAGTGTCTCAATCAGTCAGACAATCGAATATTGACAGGTTGCCACAAATACTGTTTAACCAATATCCTGAAGCTGAAAGTTTTGAGATTCACTACCCCTATGCAGATTCGGCTAGTATTTATGTGGAGATTTCGCATACTGAAGAAGTTTATTACGACTCTGACTATATTTTTTACGATCAAAATACGCTCGAAAAGGTAAAGACTCTTAGTGTGTATGGGGAATATTCTAAAGCTGAACTTCCCGATCATTTAGTAAGAATAAATTATGACCTTCATGTTGGGGCAATTGGTGGTATTACGACTAAAATAATAGCTTTTATTGCTTGTTTGATGATTGCAACTCTACCAGTTACAGGCATTTTAATTTGGCTGGGAAGAAAGAAAAAGAAAGGTAAAATGAACTCAAAGCAGAATAAGAAATCAACTCCGGTTTTAGAAGGAGTGTAA
- a CDS encoding sulfatase-like hydrolase/transferase produces the protein MFKRRVLTFGILTLIILLTYLLYPLDSDRFKLVTDEEKLVEKTYYLHQPPTNQNDSSPNIIWIVVDDLGMADTDLYGDGPVSVPNMKRLANRGIKFNNAYVSAPVCSPSRAAIATGRYNQRFGYEHQLHDRYLSNRLEYLGFRYFIDSGPWVPQYQTEVPAADFIENIGLPSSEITFGEVAKKYGYETGYIGKWHLGKKEYNNPNAFGFDYFYGFYSSHSLYVPEGTQGYVEQKIPHDFTDEYIWEGHREGQQAIRRNGKIISEDRYLTSAITDEAIDFTKSNEEKPFYLWVSYNAPHTPLQAPNEYVEKYEDVTDPVKRVHYALIKNLDDELGRLIDHLEDSRQIENTLIFFISDNGGAEFNLTTKNGPYQGGKITNFEGGVKVPMIMCWEGKINGGEVFNQPVHSTDLFMTSAKAIGAKLPSDRIYDGADLVKNVKNNSIPHEYIYFDMGNNRGIRGKKWKLTWNEANGDSVLFNLKSDPYEQKDLYQSGSGVVERLTNEFEVWAANNVDPLWPPMIYYHYTADDGKKYFFDE, from the coding sequence TTGTTTAAAAGACGTGTTCTTACTTTTGGTATTTTAACGTTGATAATTTTATTAACTTATCTGTTGTATCCGCTAGATAGTGATCGATTTAAACTGGTTACTGATGAAGAAAAATTAGTAGAGAAGACGTATTATTTACATCAACCTCCCACCAACCAAAATGATTCTTCTCCAAACATAATCTGGATAGTAGTAGATGATCTGGGCATGGCCGATACGGATCTTTATGGTGATGGCCCCGTTTCAGTTCCAAATATGAAAAGGCTTGCTAATCGCGGAATTAAATTTAACAATGCTTATGTATCAGCCCCGGTATGCAGTCCTTCCCGGGCAGCCATAGCCACTGGCCGATATAATCAACGGTTTGGATATGAGCATCAATTGCATGACAGGTATCTCAGCAACAGACTTGAATATCTTGGGTTCAGATATTTTATCGATAGTGGTCCATGGGTTCCGCAATATCAAACGGAGGTACCAGCTGCGGATTTTATTGAGAATATTGGCCTGCCTTCCTCTGAAATTACATTTGGAGAAGTGGCTAAAAAATATGGGTATGAAACAGGATATATAGGGAAATGGCATTTGGGTAAAAAAGAGTATAACAATCCAAATGCTTTTGGTTTTGACTATTTCTATGGTTTTTATTCCTCCCATAGTCTCTATGTTCCTGAGGGAACTCAAGGATATGTTGAACAAAAAATTCCCCATGATTTTACGGATGAATATATCTGGGAAGGGCATAGAGAAGGCCAGCAGGCAATCAGAAGAAACGGAAAGATTATTTCAGAGGATCGATATCTCACTTCAGCGATCACTGATGAAGCAATTGATTTTACCAAATCAAATGAGGAAAAACCATTTTACCTTTGGGTATCTTATAATGCACCTCATACTCCTTTACAAGCGCCGAATGAATATGTTGAGAAGTATGAAGATGTTACTGATCCGGTAAAGAGGGTTCACTATGCATTGATCAAAAATCTTGATGATGAATTGGGAAGGTTGATCGATCACCTGGAAGATAGTAGACAGATAGAAAACACGCTTATTTTTTTTATCAGTGATAATGGAGGGGCAGAATTTAATTTAACTACTAAAAATGGTCCTTATCAGGGTGGTAAAATCACCAATTTTGAAGGAGGGGTAAAGGTGCCAATGATAATGTGTTGGGAAGGGAAGATTAATGGTGGAGAAGTCTTTAATCAACCGGTACATTCAACCGACTTATTTATGACTTCTGCTAAGGCTATTGGAGCTAAATTGCCTTCTGACAGGATATATGATGGTGCTGATCTTGTGAAAAATGTAAAAAACAATTCTATTCCCCATGAATATATTTATTTTGATATGGGTAATAATCGTGGAATAAGAGGGAAGAAATGGAAACTAACCTGGAATGAAGCAAATGGTGATTCGGTACTTTTTAATTTAAAGAGTGATCCGTATGAGCAAAAAGATTTGTATCAGTCTGGTAGCGGAGTAGTAGAAAGGCTTACCAATGAATTTGAAGTTTGGGCTGCGAACAATGTTGATCCGTTATGGCCACCGATGATCTATTATCATTATACTGCTGATGATGGTAAGAAGTATTTTTTCGATGAATAA